Proteins encoded within one genomic window of Actinoplanes octamycinicus:
- a CDS encoding DUF4352 domain-containing protein yields the protein MTYTPHRATTIRVLDPDDDGVDEWALRWRARIWVGGGVFVALALITFGIWAVATADRPAGGPAVIRGLPAAGPADAAPGGFGMRVRNVRCGVSAIGPDGLEQRAAGQFCLLDVRVTNNGLEPELFDSAAQRVYDTNGAAYAVADEAAVFLNDDSPTLLDEIEPGSSVNGVLPFDVPKNAQLSEVSLNGSSATPGIRMSLPTAD from the coding sequence GTGACGTACACACCGCACCGTGCCACGACCATTCGGGTGCTCGACCCGGATGACGACGGTGTGGACGAGTGGGCGCTGCGCTGGCGGGCGCGGATCTGGGTGGGCGGCGGCGTGTTCGTCGCCCTGGCCCTGATCACCTTCGGGATCTGGGCGGTGGCCACCGCCGACCGGCCGGCCGGCGGTCCCGCGGTGATCCGTGGCCTGCCCGCGGCCGGACCGGCCGACGCCGCGCCCGGCGGCTTCGGCATGCGGGTGCGGAACGTGCGGTGCGGCGTCTCCGCGATCGGCCCGGACGGGTTGGAACAGCGCGCCGCCGGGCAGTTCTGTCTGCTCGACGTGCGGGTCACCAACAACGGCTTGGAGCCGGAACTGTTCGACAGCGCCGCACAGCGGGTCTACGACACCAACGGTGCAGCGTACGCCGTCGCCGACGAGGCTGCGGTTTTTCTCAACGATGACAGTCCGACACTGCTCGACGAGATCGAGCCGGGATCCTCGGTGAACGGCGTCCTGCCGTTCGACGTACCGAAGAATGCCCAGCTCAGCGAGGTCTCGCTGAACGGGTCGTCGGCCACGCCGGGGATCCGGATGTCACTGCCCACCGCGGACTGA
- a CDS encoding NAD(P)H-quinone oxidoreductase, which translates to MHAIVIEDKQLRWTEAPDPQPGPGEVVIDVTAAAVNRADLLQRQGHYPPPPGAPAYPGLECSGVVSALGPGVDDHHVGERVCALLAGGGYAERVAVPAGQLLPVPVGLSLVEAAALPEVACTVWSTVVAHDRLRAGETFLVHGGGSGIGTFAVQLGRALGATVLVTARSAKHERLRALGADHTIDYREQDFVQVVHEVTDGRGADVVLDIIGAKYLARNVEALATGGRISVIGFQGGARAELDLGALMAKRGTIWSASLRARPVADKARIVAGVRDQVWPLVAAGLVKPIIHATFPLAEAAEAQRVMESSDHLGKLVLLR; encoded by the coding sequence ATGCACGCCATCGTGATCGAGGACAAACAGCTGCGCTGGACCGAGGCGCCGGACCCGCAGCCGGGCCCGGGCGAGGTGGTCATCGACGTCACCGCCGCCGCGGTGAACCGGGCTGACCTGCTGCAACGCCAGGGGCACTACCCACCCCCGCCGGGCGCCCCGGCCTATCCGGGGCTGGAGTGCTCCGGGGTGGTCAGCGCGCTCGGGCCGGGTGTCGACGATCACCACGTGGGCGAGCGGGTCTGCGCGCTGCTGGCCGGCGGGGGCTATGCCGAGCGGGTCGCGGTGCCGGCCGGCCAGCTGCTGCCGGTGCCGGTCGGACTCTCCCTGGTGGAAGCGGCCGCGCTGCCCGAGGTGGCCTGCACGGTGTGGTCCACCGTGGTGGCCCACGACCGGCTCCGGGCCGGCGAGACGTTCCTGGTGCACGGCGGCGGCAGCGGGATCGGCACGTTCGCCGTCCAGCTGGGCCGGGCGCTGGGCGCGACCGTGCTGGTCACCGCCCGCTCGGCGAAACACGAGCGGCTGCGCGCGCTCGGCGCCGACCACACCATCGACTACCGGGAGCAGGATTTCGTCCAGGTGGTGCACGAGGTCACCGACGGCCGGGGCGCCGACGTGGTGCTCGACATCATCGGCGCGAAATATCTGGCGCGCAACGTCGAGGCGCTGGCCACCGGCGGCCGGATCTCGGTGATCGGCTTCCAGGGCGGCGCCCGCGCCGAGCTGGACCTGGGTGCGCTGATGGCCAAGCGCGGCACGATCTGGTCCGCCTCGCTGCGCGCCCGTCCGGTCGCCGACAAGGCCCGGATCGTGGCCGGCGTGCGCGACCAGGTGTGGCCGCTGGTCGCGGCCGGTCTGGTGAAACCGATCATCCACGCCACCTTCCCGCTCGCCGAGGCGGCCGAGGCGCAGCGCGTGATGGAGTCCAGTGACCACCTCGGCAAGCTGGTGTTGCTCCGCTGA
- a CDS encoding PKD domain-containing protein — translation MRTTRPGRPATLLAAGLGTLLSAGLAAPAHAAGAPAEGVYQLGASSVFAGQAVTLTQLSLTGDEDDSVQNRQVDWGDGTQEPMGDAVSLAHRYATPGSYPVKVAITDLDGDSAGTVTDGDTVTVAAVGGTYKLLVGTVWSGPEGTQATALALSGVPAAADTVKIGWGDGSVSEVPRTTTRVVHTYPKAGTQQVTVTLADENGDSAARAVGSVAVKSDLTRPYMTVTTPAKKSKASSWRTVRGTVGDKASGLHLAAVGLAQVHGRTEYYYNGKKWVKGPAENAKAFIVRAGSNGTWSFKPVVAPAKGSLIVWYAAIDKVGNVYAPVGKRVSLTG, via the coding sequence ATGCGCACCACCCGACCGGGCCGCCCCGCGACCCTGCTCGCCGCCGGCCTCGGCACCCTGCTCTCGGCCGGGCTGGCCGCCCCGGCACACGCCGCCGGCGCCCCGGCGGAGGGCGTCTACCAGCTCGGGGCGAGCAGCGTGTTCGCCGGGCAGGCGGTCACCCTGACCCAGTTGTCGCTGACCGGCGACGAGGACGACTCGGTGCAGAACCGCCAGGTCGACTGGGGCGACGGCACGCAGGAGCCGATGGGCGACGCGGTGAGCCTGGCACACCGCTATGCCACCCCGGGCAGCTATCCGGTGAAGGTGGCGATCACCGACCTGGACGGGGACAGCGCCGGCACCGTGACCGACGGCGACACGGTCACCGTGGCGGCGGTGGGCGGGACGTACAAGCTGCTGGTCGGCACGGTGTGGAGCGGCCCGGAGGGCACCCAGGCGACGGCGCTGGCGCTCAGCGGCGTCCCGGCGGCCGCCGACACCGTGAAGATCGGCTGGGGCGACGGGTCGGTCAGCGAGGTGCCCCGGACCACCACCCGGGTGGTGCACACCTACCCCAAGGCCGGCACCCAGCAGGTGACCGTGACGCTCGCCGACGAGAACGGCGACTCGGCCGCCCGCGCGGTCGGCAGCGTCGCGGTGAAGTCGGACCTGACCCGGCCCTACATGACCGTCACCACGCCGGCGAAGAAGTCCAAGGCGTCGTCCTGGCGCACCGTCCGCGGCACCGTCGGCGACAAGGCCTCCGGCCTGCACCTGGCCGCGGTCGGGCTGGCCCAGGTGCACGGCCGGACCGAGTACTACTACAACGGCAAGAAGTGGGTGAAGGGACCGGCGGAGAACGCCAAGGCCTTCATCGTCCGGGCCGGCTCGAACGGCACGTGGTCCTTCAAGCCGGTGGTCGCGCCGGCCAAGGGCTCGCTGATCGTCTGGTACGCCGCGATCGACAAGGTCGGCAACGTTTACGCCCCGGTGGGCAAGCGGGTGAGCCTGACCGGCTGA
- the soxR gene encoding redox-sensitive transcriptional activator SoxR → METLTIGEMAARSGVAPSALRYYEREGLLHAARTGGNQRRYERADLRRIAFIKIAQQVGVSLDEIREALAELPENRTPTKADWSRLSSHWRHRLDERIAMMERLRDQLTGCIGCGCLSLQRCHLINPRDRLATRGTGPQMILNPPRD, encoded by the coding sequence ATGGAGACCCTCACCATCGGCGAGATGGCCGCCCGCAGCGGGGTGGCGCCCTCGGCGCTGCGCTACTACGAGCGGGAGGGCCTGCTGCACGCCGCGCGCACCGGCGGCAACCAGCGCCGCTACGAGCGGGCCGACCTGCGCCGGATCGCGTTCATCAAGATCGCGCAGCAGGTCGGGGTGTCGCTCGACGAGATCCGCGAGGCGCTCGCCGAGCTCCCGGAGAACCGGACGCCGACCAAGGCCGACTGGTCCCGGCTGTCCAGCCACTGGCGGCACCGGCTGGACGAGCGGATCGCCATGATGGAGCGGCTGCGCGACCAGCTGACCGGCTGCATCGGGTGCGGCTGCCTGTCGCTGCAGCGGTGCCACCTGATCAACCCGCGGGACCGGCTGGCGACCCGCGGCACCGGTCCGCAGATGATCCTCAACCCGCCGCGGGACTGA
- a CDS encoding thiamine pyrophosphate-dependent enzyme has translation MTVTMLRRLTGDEKHAPSAHSTVDVLRVLYERVLRVSPETADAPDRDRFLLSKGHGPAAYYAVLADRGFFPDEWLDTMGRWHSRLGTHPDRVLIPGVEVGTGSLGHGLGLAVGTALGLRAQGFAEARTFVLLGDAELDEGSNHEAIAYAAAIRLPLTAIVIDNRSATHGWPGGIPARFPGWSVALVDGHDHDQIERALSVRREQPHLVVAAVEAKWS, from the coding sequence ATGACCGTCACGATGCTGCGACGCCTCACCGGCGACGAGAAACACGCGCCCAGCGCGCACTCCACTGTGGATGTGCTGCGGGTCCTCTACGAACGGGTGCTGCGGGTCAGCCCGGAGACCGCCGACGCGCCGGACCGCGACCGGTTCCTGCTCTCCAAGGGGCACGGGCCGGCCGCCTACTACGCGGTGCTCGCCGACCGCGGTTTCTTCCCGGACGAGTGGCTGGACACGATGGGCCGGTGGCACAGCCGGCTCGGCACCCACCCGGACCGGGTGTTGATCCCCGGCGTCGAGGTGGGCACCGGCTCGCTCGGGCACGGTCTCGGGCTCGCCGTCGGCACCGCGCTCGGCCTGCGCGCCCAGGGGTTCGCCGAGGCCCGGACGTTCGTGCTGCTCGGGGACGCGGAACTGGACGAGGGGTCGAACCACGAGGCGATCGCGTACGCCGCCGCGATCCGGCTGCCGCTCACCGCGATCGTGATCGACAACCGGTCGGCCACGCACGGCTGGCCCGGCGGCATCCCGGCGCGCTTCCCGGGCTGGTCGGTCGCGCTCGTCGACGGGCACGACCACGACCAGATCGAAAGAGCCCTTTCGGTACGGCGTGAGCAGCCGCACCTAGTCGTCGCCGCGGTCGAGGCGAAGTGGAGCTGA